AAAGGCTATTACAGCTTAAGAGGGTATTGAATAAAggtattttcatttttaatttctagaATGAATGCCAGAAGACTGGAGTTGGAGTAACACTGGAAAGAGGAGTTGGAGAAGGAGgcaaaattgaaagaaaaaaCTGTGCACAATTTAATGAAACAAGCTAAACTACTTGGTAAAAAGAAAGGCAAAGGTGGAGGTGCAAAAAAAAagtgataaatataaataaattattatttagtcaTTTATTCacattattgaattcaaataggACTTGAATGATTTTTAAGTTTCAATAAGAGAGTTCaagttttatttgattttgctggatttattttataagctTTTTTTAGCCTAAAATTATGGATTTTCTTAGAGAATTTCTTCATaatctttattcaatttgttaaattCAACCTAATAGAACTATTGATGAGTCTCTAACAAACTCATagcattttataataaattaaggacTGGATCATTGACTTACTTTGAAGGCGAACATTTCTATTAAACcatcttttataatatatttttgatagtTTTAGTATGTATTGACTTTGAATCACTCAtactcttttaatttatacatGAGTTTGGCATTACTAGTACATTATCCTCGATACAAGTGTCCTGAATATCAAGTGATTTGTGATGGAAATGAAAGGTTCTGCTAGCAGGAATGTGAATTACAGATCGAGTCTTAGATTTACGATGCATTTTCACATAATCAACTAAatgttttatttgattatttctgTGTTGTCTTGCATCTATTTAAGAATCTTTTAAGGTTTATGAATATTTCTCAAGAAAAGTCAATTTAGAGCTAACAAATTCCAAACTTATTTATGTAAGTTAATCTAGCATTGCCATTATCTATTCGAAGTACATTCTATATTCATCATCTAGTTATGTTATTGAAGCCATTGTGTAATCgttaagtaaatttaattattttattttagaatttttctcactatttatttatgtttttcacttaaacatttttaaagaaaatcttAGTTGCTAAAGAAAAATGGTTTATTTACGAATGTTTGgaatgaaaaaatttaaagaataaagttaagataaaatatttgcagaaatatataatagtATATATGTAGTTTcttgatgaaaataaaaggaagtttgtgttatttatttattataaatgaaaaatttaagttgaatttataaactataattatcagaataaagaaactaaaatttaatttcttagttCATTAAATTACACATTTTAGCGATTATATCTAGAATGGAATAACCAAGTGCAAAAATGAAGGCCTATTTTGATTTACAATTTCTCacttttatctaattttaaaaatgttctttgataaaaataaaataatacttatcTTAATCTTGAagttcttaataaaattattctaaaatattatcattaaaataagtaatctTTTCTTACATAAAATGGTTCATTAAATCTCCAAATTACAATGGagatgaatttgaattgatattatgattgttaaatatataatttcgAAAGCTCAATAAGAAATAGGCTGtttcttataaaaatcttaaattaagtgTGTAagataattctttaatgaaGAGACAAATAGTTTCATCGCatcctattttaataagatcaTTTTCAGTCTCACAATTGtattcatttctaaataaaaccTAAGCAAATGTAGTCATAAAAGGATCATCTTCATTTCTATTGCTTAATTTactttcaataaaatcaaatactaatttaatcttattttataaatcattgcTAATAGactcatattttatttatacttttaaatCATATCTGCTTCTgcttaaagaatttatttatatttatctcCAACCAAATCAAGTAAAAAATCATCTATCGATTGCTTAGCCTctatttaaacttttaaaaaaaaaggTGGTTATTCTATAGCTTGATGAGTGTTTAACTAGATATTATTGAATCTTACTTCATCTCTTCTAGGTCTTCCTCTGCTTCCCTACCCTTAGGGTCTCTACATTCCTTTAATATATTCCTATCCATGTTTTGATTTGATGTGAGTGTATAAAGCTGGATAACTTAAATATTCCTTTCCACATCCATCATATGTACATTTAAAGTCACCTTGTAATTCTCCCCTTCTAGATCTTCTTCTCTTTGCCTATTCATTATTagacatttaaataaaatatatattaattaaaaaaaatattagcaAATACATATATggatttattcataattatttacttttattcatACCACCATTTTAATTCTACTATTAGATTAGAGACCAGTTTCATGCATTTCTTCTTCTATAGAACAAATAGTTTGCTATAACTTAAGTTAGCTCTATTTTAAGAAAGCATGATTCCTAGATAGACTATGACGGTtaacattttcatttttagatCCTATgcattatatatttattaaatttatattcatataaatatatatttaaataataatgattgcCGAAGCGATGCCTGAGGTATTTAAGAAATACTTTCCAATAATTCTAGCCTGTTTAGTACTATTCATATactttacatttatttactttGTTTTTATATAAGTTTCACGAtgtatttaagaatattattcatcattagAAACCCCTATAGAATGGATATATGTATGTATAGGTACATTTAGCATTATGATGTTATTCTGGGCACTATATAGAACATGGACAATTGATCCAGGATTTATTCCTAAACATACATTAGTAGATTATGATGAAACAAGGCAAAGAGATTATTGTTTGTAGTGCAGAATAAAGAGACCTGAAAGATCTCACCATTGTTCTAAATGTAAAAGATGTGTATTAAATATGGATCATCATTGTGTTTGGACAGCTAATTGCATAGGTCTATACAACAGGAAGTTTTTCctacttattttattctgGGGTTCTGTTGGTATGTTTTAAGCCACTTTGCTTGGAATAACTAACATATATGCCCTTTGGAATAGGATTTGGGTCTATGATTCATtggattttaataaagtcaAGGCTggattcatatttttattgacaTTCTCACAATTCCTAAATGGCTTTGgcttatattattttttttggaataatttcaaattgattgCCATTAACATTTGCACACTTGATTAGATGATTTTAGAAATCGAAGCTACaactaaaagaaaatatgtaagaattaaatctaaGTTATAGCATACCgatttaactatttataatttaggattttggtataacttttatttttattttggcAAAAATCCATTACTTTGGTTTATACCTGTTGGAAGACCCCTAGGTGATGGGTATAATTGGGATAAGAGGGTCAGTTCAAGAGAGATGTCAGAGAATGCtatataaatagaatgataATTGATTAGTATTTATGttctcaattttaatatcattaatattaggaatcaaaatatatataatgtaGTGcgaattttcatttaatactTGACATGGCCTacttaaattcttatatttttttcttaatcaattttttctttgTCTCTCCTAAGTACTTATTGgtgaaaaatattatgacATCTAAAAACAAAAAGTCAATCAGGTTAGATATTGTGTAAGAGAGTATCtaagaattacaataaaaagatACTAATTCAGTTTGATCGCTTATCCAAAAGTATAAATACAAGCCTATGATAAAAGTACTGATTGCAAAAACGaacaatatcatttttactaaatttaagGTCAAAATGGATTtcatatattcaaaatatttgaattgtttctaaaaattgaattttatatcttACCTTCCAGAACTCTTAGTTTATTCTACTTATAATTATGGTTGCTAacaaaatgtaaatttaaatatcatatgaGATGTGAAAAATTGAGAGAATCTCGCCtactataaattagatattccatttaagaattataaattgtacATTCTGAAAACGactaaaataaaacttactcttaaatattataccAGTAAGAAAATggtaattctatttaaataaaatttaagtacccaaaaataattgacactaaatttgtttttctcCTTTTCATGGATATTTTGTTCTGTTTCTTTTACAAAATCATTTTCAGGATAGATTCTATTTTGATCAATTGGAGATGGTTGTTAGTTGTTAAACATCATTCTTATGctttaaaattttcttaacTTTATAACTATTCCAAACTTATTAGATTTTGTTAGTTACTAGATTTCTCCATATTGTGATTTGTAAATAACCAAAGCCAGTAaactcaattaaaaaaaataaaagataaaaataaaatttggcaattttagatattaagGAATACTACCCTAATAGAGATATTGATAGTCATTGCAAATTGTAACTGGTTCAATTTTACtacaaatacaaaaatatgaACTATTGATTATggataaataacaattatctTTGGTCCATTCATAAGTTTTAGGGTTTCGACTTATACAAACCAAGTTTGTAGTATCATTTCGAATTTCAAATTTGTATGTAATAGGCGTAGAAATCTCAATgttttaatatctattttactATCTTATCATATAATCATAGAGTGGGTACATTTAGTTGGGATATGGGTAATAGCCGtcatatgaataaaaattactaatataGACTGCTTGTACAATATCATAGTAATCTAGGCTAACATCTTATTGGAGAAATCTATGagaacttaaattttatatattaacgGATCTCTAAATGACTAGGTTTAAAGTACTCATAGATATTTCAAACTTTTCATTGGGTAATAATGCAAGAAAAGATAAATCAATGATGTGAAGgaaaaaatcatttaaatgatgCATTATTTGATAGTTActtgaattagaaatagaCAAAGCTATATTCCAAATAAATTCAGTACTCAAAATTGCATTCCTCATATCcaatttacttaaaatttatctagtatctatttaagaataagaaaattgattAGTTTATTAGTACTAAATGttgattgaatattaatttatctgtTCCATTCTGCTATTTAGATTGAtgatataattcattaagacCTTTAGACATTTGTCGATGCTGGTTTTTGAGATTATGTCTGtgtattattaaaagtaaagGACTGCCTAActgtataatttaaattattcattatttgttACATCTTTTACAACCAATGCTTAAATGCTTTTGAAAATCagatgattaaaattctCAAATTAGGTTTTATTACCACTACAATCCTTAAAATAGTAACCTGGTGGACAAAGGCATTTTTAATCCACACAAGTGCCAACACCTGAGCATTGCTTTAAACAAACTTACTTATCTTCTTCgttaattaaagatatcaTAGTGTGTATACTCtgtaaatttgaaaaattgacTAAATTACCAAGATCTTAAAATAGCGAATCCATTTCATAGGTTCTCCTTTAAACTGTAACTTCTGTCCATTGAAATATTTGTGCGCCTTAATTAGATTCAATTTGGCATACAATCCAAATTGGATTATCAGAAATTCCGTTTggaatctaaaattaacCTGAAGTGTTTTAGGAGTTAAAAATCAAAGGAATGCCATTTAAAAGAGATTTAGCattcaaatcattttaaaaagtttAGTACTCCACATAATAATAGACACTAGCTATTTAATcactatttataatatcaatagtataattgaaataatctaAAGACTATCCAACTTTAGGTTCAATAGagaatttaaaagtattaggtatttcatttattttaaatccaaAGGAGTCACTTCCAGGAACTAAATAGATGTAAATTGGATGCTTAGAATCCTCTGTAATTTCAGCCATTCTAAATTTCAAAGAAGCATCagttatcttaatttatttaaggactttgtgattttaaattataaaagcgTATGTTTGAGATTGCTTTAGtaaaatagtaatttcaCTGTTCAAATTTACATAATCTGTTGgttaattactatttattacGAACTCTTcttctatatttaaatctaattacaCAATTAACTATTCTTTAATAGTCCATCTGTTATCTTTAGAGGCTCTAACATAAAAAACAAGTGTTGAATTTTGAGTTTCagtctaaatattaatgattcttCTTGATGCAAACtcaagtattttattttcttcgCTTTTGCATGGTTAAAGATCATGTAAATTAGTGCATAaccattaatattatatgcCTTTGGTACTCATAATTTCATCCTAAATGTTTTTATCAAAGGCTCTTGCATTAATTTGGTCATCTTAACCAATAAACCTGTTTTTCTGTAGCAAAGATACTTCTATTGgtttagattttaaaattagaactTCTTGTATGATGTAGCTTTGAGTTTTGGCAATAAAGAGTAAATGTACTTACTTAGGTAAAAATGTTTCATCTAAAGGAATTTTACGGATAGAATTTATTGGCTATTTCAAAGAAATGTATATTTGATCTTACACTGATGAATCTGTTATGTcaatttatacattttaGTCGCCTTCTATGTCTGAAAAAGTAATGTGACAATCAAAGATGTAAATGTTGGCAGTCAAAGGTTAGTAAGTAAGATAGACATAAGGTGTTTGAGTGGGAATGGTATTGAAAGAAAATGTAGTGTAATTAactctttaaaatatattgatgtATTTTGCTGTAATTAGATATCTTAAATTGGGTTATAAGGTGTTAATGGGTATAATAATCTCATTCTTTTAGGTGGCCAAAAATGAGTCCATTGATAAATAGTAATCCTCATTTTCTATTGGATGTAACTACCAAGAGATTActgtttatattttaaaggcTGTTCctgatatcaaaatttatctgatttcaatttatttgcaACTACTAACATATTACGGgacatcaa
This window of the Paramecium tetraurelia macronuclear, complete genome genome carries:
- a CDS encoding DHHC-type Zn-finger containing protein, with translation MMLFWALYRTWTIDPGFIPKHTLVDYDETRQRDYCLQCRIKRPERSHHCSKCKRCVLNMDHHCVWTANCIGLYNRKFFLLILFWGSVGMFQATLLGITNIYALWNRIWVYDSLDFNKVKAGFIFLLTFSQFLNGFGLYYFFWNNFKLIAINICTLDQMILEIEATTKRKYHTDLTIYNLGFWYNFYFYFGKNPLLWFIPVGRPLGDGYNWDKRVSSREMSENAIQIE